The following is a genomic window from Candidatus Palauibacter scopulicola.
GGGCCGATTCCGACTCACGGGCGCGGCAGGCGGCGGGGCCGGCATCCCGGACGGCAGGAACGCGCGAACAACGGCACGGGCGATAACGACGGCACGAGCGATGGAACATGAGCGATAGCGACAGAATCCCGGTCATCGTCTCCGCGACGCGGCTCCCCACGGGCCGATTCATGGGCGGACTCTCCTCTCTCGCGGCCCCGGACCTCGGCGGTCTCGCGATCTCGGCGGCGGTCGACCGGGCCGGGGTCGACCCGGACGAGATCGACGACGTGATCATGGGGAACGTCGTGCAGGCGGGGGTCGGGCAGGCGCCGGCCCGCCAGGCGGCGATCCGCGGCGGGGTGCCCGTGACGGTTCCGGCCGTGACCGTGAACAAGGTCTGCGGCTCCGGCCTGAAGGCCGTCATGCTGGCGGCGCAGGCGATAAAGGCGGGTGACGCCCGGGTCGTGGTGGCCGGCGGGATGGAGTCGATGTCGAACGCCCCCTATCTCCTCCGGGGACACCGGGAGGGCGTGAAGTTCGGGGACCGCTCGCTCGTCGATGGCCTCATACACGACGGCCTGTGGTGCGCCTTCGGCACCTGCCACATGGGCGGCCACGCCGAGTACACCGCCCACAAGGCGGGGGTGAGCCGCGAGGACCAGGACGCCTATGCGCTCGGCAGCCATGAGAAGGCGATCCGCGCGATCGATGCCGGGGAGTTCGCCGACGAAGTCGTCCCCGTCCATATCGAGACGCGCAGGGGCACCGTGACGATCGACGCGGACGAGACGCCGCGGCGCGGCACGTCGCTCGAGGCGCTCGCAAAGCTCAGACCCGCTTTCGCGGGGGACGCTCCCCCGGAGGTGACCGAACCCAGCGTCACGGCCGGCAACGCGCCCGGCCTCAACGATGGGGGCGCGGCCACGGTCGTCGCCTCCGAGGCGTACGCCACCGCGCACGGTCTTCCGGTCCTCGGCCGGATCCGGGCCTATTCCGTCGGGGCGACCGCGCCGCGCGACCTCTTTTTCGCGCCCGTCGTCGCGGTGCGAAAGCTCATGACGCTGGATGGGACGGTCGTCGCCGACTACGGGCTCGTGGAGATGAACGAAGCGTTCGCCGTCCAGTGTCTCGCGGATGCCCGCCAACTCGGACTGGACCTCGATCGCGTGAACGTCCGTGGCGGGGCGATCGCCCTCGGCCACCCGATCGGGGCTTCGGGCGCGAAGATCCTCACGACGCTCCTCCATGCCATGCGCGATCGCGACGTGGAACGGGGAATGGCCACCCTGTGTCTCGGCGGGGGCAACGCGGTCGCGCTGAGCGTGGAGCGCCGGTGAACGTGAAGCCCGAAGGCTGGGCCTGGGCCGGGAGGCTGGCGGCCTTCGCCGGTCTCTTCATCGGCTTCGGCCTCGTGCTCGGATTCGCGGTCGCGGTCATCGCCGGCCTTCCGGACGCCGACGCGTCCCTCGCCATCGACCTGCGGAGCGTCGCGCCCGTGCTGCTCGCGGCATGCGCGGCCACCTGGCTGTTGGCCGTCGGCATCGACAGGCGTCCACTGTCCGCCCTCGGCCTGAGGGGCGGGTCTCCCGGTCTCGCGGAACTCGGCTCCGGCGTACTGGCGGGACTCGCGATCGTCGGCGCCGCCATTCTCGCCCTGGCCGCGCCGGGCTGGGTCTCGTGGTCCGCGTCCGCCGCCCCCGTCCTCACGGGAGTGAAGGTCTCGGCCCTGCTGCTGGCGGCGGCGTTCACGGAGGAACTCCTCTTTCGGGGATATCCCTTCCGCGTCCTTCACGTCCGGTTCGGGCCCGTGCCCGCCGTCGTCGCGACGTCGGTGGCGTTCGGTCTCATGCACGGCGCCAACCCGGGGGTGACGCCGCTGGCGCTGGTCAACCTGACCCTGGCCGGCGTGTTGCTCGGGGTGGCGTACTGGCGTTCCGGCAGCCTGT
Proteins encoded in this region:
- a CDS encoding acetyl-CoA C-acyltransferase, yielding MSDSDRIPVIVSATRLPTGRFMGGLSSLAAPDLGGLAISAAVDRAGVDPDEIDDVIMGNVVQAGVGQAPARQAAIRGGVPVTVPAVTVNKVCGSGLKAVMLAAQAIKAGDARVVVAGGMESMSNAPYLLRGHREGVKFGDRSLVDGLIHDGLWCAFGTCHMGGHAEYTAHKAGVSREDQDAYALGSHEKAIRAIDAGEFADEVVPVHIETRRGTVTIDADETPRRGTSLEALAKLRPAFAGDAPPEVTEPSVTAGNAPGLNDGGAATVVASEAYATAHGLPVLGRIRAYSVGATAPRDLFFAPVVAVRKLMTLDGTVVADYGLVEMNEAFAVQCLADARQLGLDLDRVNVRGGAIALGHPIGASGAKILTTLLHAMRDRDVERGMATLCLGGGNAVALSVERR
- a CDS encoding type II CAAX endopeptidase family protein; translation: MNVKPEGWAWAGRLAAFAGLFIGFGLVLGFAVAVIAGLPDADASLAIDLRSVAPVLLAACAATWLLAVGIDRRPLSALGLRGGSPGLAELGSGVLAGLAIVGAAILALAAPGWVSWSASAAPVLTGVKVSALLLAAAFTEELLFRGYPFRVLHVRFGPVPAVVATSVAFGLMHGANPGVTPLALVNLTLAGVLLGVAYWRSGSLWFVTGLHFGWNWVMAASGLPVSGLDVSISGLEAAVTGPVLWTGGAFGPEGALSITFVTALGTVWLWRVAGSRSRAGSRLSTTAGSPGADGSLDARG